Genomic window (Gadus chalcogrammus isolate NIFS_2021 chromosome 3, NIFS_Gcha_1.0, whole genome shotgun sequence):
gtctctctgtctctctgtctctctgtctctctgtctctctctctctctctctctctctctctctctctctttctctttctctttctctttctctttctctttctctctctctctctctttttctctctctctctctctctttttctctctctctctctctctttttctctgtctctctctctctctctctttgtctctgcctctctctctctgtgtctctttgtctctgcctctctctctctgtgtctctttgtctctgtctctctctctctgtgtctctttgtctctgtctctctttgtctctgtctctctctgtctttgtctctctgtctttgtctctgtcgtCTGTTTATCTATCCGTTTcccagtctctgtctctgccgtCAACCATTCAATGATATTAATGGAGGCCTGCCCAGGTCATACTCAAGTAGATCCTTTGCAGTTGACTTGTGCGATGCCAATGGCTGTTGGCATCGCACAAGTCGACGTGTGCTTGCGTGATCTCGTCGTCATTTTTAATGAGTTCGTCGTAAATCTACGAACAATAAGCCTTGGGAATCCTCCACGACTTCAAAGACCTCCCaaagcctctctccctctctgtcttcgtTGTGTTGCGTCTCTGCCCGTGACGTGTTCGGGGTTGTGGATTCAAGACTCACTTCAGAGTTCAcatagatcccccccccccaccctttcccAATCCCCACTtgcgcacttattgtatgctgtacgtcctggcacttaatgtatgcacttattttatgttgtgtacgtcctggcacttaaacatagtgcttagcattgtgtagtgtgtgaTCCTAGCTATCATCGTTgcacacagggaatgggttaacctactGTTTGCGTGACTGTTagtgacaaatgtacttactgtaagtcgcttttgataacGGCGTCTGTTAAGTGCCCTAAATGCAAAGGTAAACGTTGTACCTTTTCGGCCCGGTGTGGTTAACCGTCCGTCCCCCGTCCACCAGACCCGCCCACCAAGGAGGCTACAGGACACTGGACCCCAGCTACAGAGCGGCCAGCAGGAACCAGTTGGACCCCTACGCTGCGCAGCCTCAGGTGAGTGACCCTGGACGTCCCAGGTGTAGCAGCCGCCCGGCCGAGGAATGCCTTGGGGGCGCGCCAACGGAACGGAGATAACGTTATCTGGCGTCAGATTAGGAAGGCAACTAGCAGTTGGTCTCCCGAAGGGAAGGTAAAAATCATAGTCGAATCTGTTCACGATTGTAGTTTTCCCTTGGTCTGAGCACTGCTGGCCTGTTTTCCTCCGCTGCAGAAAGAATGTCTGAGCTAATGTTTTAGTCTATCTAGTACCAAGGATTTAAACATATTGAATCCCATTTGGCTCAGAGCTCACTGGAAACCCTAGTTAGAAATTGTCAtcccgtctctctgtgtgtgtgtgtgtcatttgtttctgtgtgtgtgtgtgtgtgtgtgtgtttgtttttttctctatatctgtgtttcttgtgtgtgggtttgtttctttgtgtgtgtctgtgtgtttgtttctgtgtgtattcaAAAGACTCAATTCGACAAAAGACTCAATGCTCACTTATTCAGAGTTCACCCTAGACTCTGCATGTACCCACCCCCCACTACGTCCTTCCACTTAAAACTctacttagcattgtgttgcATCTTATTCTTACTGTCTTTGTTGTACACAGGGAACTGGTTAACCTTGCGATTGTAAGTGCTGGGCacttattaaaggttgggtatgggatttgcgaaatgccagcagattttgaaaatacacaactcaaatggtcctaccccctctccttcaacgctgactctgactccacccattccaagtacatggacgcgcaatcatgcacgagcgcgaacagagatgcgcgagagcgagtcatttgctagttagctagctccagtagctaccgcaggataacaacaaacagaagcttgctctgggtcacgaggttTGAGtgcgtgcacgaaggggtcgcgcgcgggggagggggactgCAGTACGACCgcttgattgacgtacttactgtccaatgcaactcggtggctctggaaatcattggctggagtttttcgagccctgcccgttccacagatgattgacttgtttaattttcatgtcagtacttacTAACTCAGTGGcagtaagtgggttatgataaggatttcaagtaattttgcaaaaatggccaaaaaagcgaattccatacccaacctttaagtgcttggcactatattgttgtttctcttccttctcaCAGTTGTACTTTATGTAAgtcgctgtggataaaagcgtctgctaaacgccctcattgcattgtgtgtgtgtgtgtgtgtgtgtgtgtgtgtgtgtgtgtgtgtgtgtgtgtgtgtgtgtgtgtgtgtgtgtgtgtgtgtgtgtgtgtgtgtgtgtgtgtgtgtgtgtgtgtgtgtgtgtgtgtgtgtgtaggtgggccGTATGGGCAGTGCGTTGGAGCTCTCCGGCATGCAGCGGTTCGTCCCGGAGCCGTACGGCCTGGAGGACGACCAGCGCAGCATGGGCTACGACGAGCCCGACTACGGGATGGGCATGCCGGCCATCCACTACAGCACCGTGCCCCGCAACCACAACGTGTACACCCCCCAGGGACCCCCGCGCAGGACCGGGTGAGAGCCCACCACCTGCAGACGTCTCCGTCGGTTTAGTGGGAAGCAATGTGGATAGTGCGACGGTTTGGGTTCTCGACCCCAAGATCAAAGGTTATGGGTTCCATCCCATAGGTTATGGGTTCCATCTCATAGGTTATGGGTTCCATCCCATAGGTTATGGGTTCCTTCCCATAGGTTATGGGTTCCATCTCATAGGTTATGGGTTCCATCCCATAGGTTATGGGTTCCATCTCATAGGTTATGGGTTCCATCTCATAGGTTATGGGTTCCATCTCATAGGTTATGGGTTCCTTCCCATAGGTTATGGGTTCCATCCCATAGGTTATGGGTTCCATCCCATAGGTTATGGGTTCCATCTCATAGGTTATGGGTTCCATCTCATAGGTTATGGGTTCCATCCCATAGGTTATGGGTTCCATCTCATAGGTTATGGGTTCCATCCCATAGGTTATGGGTTCCATCTCATAGGTTATGGGTTCCATCTCATAGGTTATGGGTTCCATCCCAAAGGTTATGGGTTCCATCTCATAGGTTATGGGTTCCATCTCATAGGTTATGGGTTCCATCCCAAAGGTTATGGGTTCCATCTCATAGGTTATGGGTTCCATCCCATAGGTTATGGGTTCCATCTCATAGCTTATGGGTTCCATCCCAAAGGTTTGCGGTTCCATCCCAAAGGCTAGGGGTGACATCACAAAAAGTTATAGGTTCCATCCCAAAGCTTATGGGTTCCATCCCAAAGGCTATTGGTTCCTTCCCAAAGGCTATTGGTTCCATCCCAAAGCTTATGGGTTCCATCCCAAGCCCCTGTAATCTAGCTGTTGCCACCCATGAGCTGGAGATAAATGAGTCTTTAATATTTGATTGAAAATGTCATACATTTTCATTGCATGTTGTAGTTGAACCTAGTTGAAAATCAATAAGTCTATGAATCGTTAATAATTTATGAGACAaaattctgtttttgttttattaaacaCTTCATGCTCCACGTTAGTTATGTGAAACAATAATTCATGAAGCATAAACAATTCAAAGGAAcagaataataaaacaacatgcctAAAACAGACGTTCTTTTCAGCTAACAAATGACATGGGGCCCAAATCTAGACCAACAAGACCAAACCAAATCCATTATTTAAGAAATGGGCCATTTAGTCGGCCAACGTGTCAGACCTTTACGTTTCATATGTGACAGGGTTTATTGAAAatgagattattatttttttaagttacTGATCATCCCATGACCTCATGTTTGTTTgctatttctatttattttttatgttattgcTTTGTTTGTGGAAATGGTTCATGAACAAAAAGTTTTAGAaatttaaaaaagtaaaaaaataaaactttgaTCAATCGATTGATTCATCACTACCATCCCTGGTCGGAGAAGGAGGATGCGTTCAAAGCCTTACGTCCCTGACATCAGAACACAGACTGACAacgcgctcctcctcctcctcctcctcctcctcctcctcctcctcctcctcctcctcctcctcctcctcctcctcctcctcctaggaGCTACGAGGGCCAGCTTGACGGGGCCTCCGACATGTACTACTGGGGCCAGGGGGCCCCAATGGCCCAGGGGGAGCGCGGCAGCATGGCGTCCCTGGACAGCACCCTGCGGAAGGGCCCCGGTCCCGGGCCCGGGGGCTGGCGCCAGCCGGAGCTCCCGGAGGTCATCGCCATGCTCAACTACAGGCTGGACCCGGTCAAGAGCAACGCCGCCGCCTTCCTGCAGCACCTCACCTTCAAGAACGACAAGGTGGGACCAGCGGgggcgtgggtgtgtggtggGACCAGCGGgggcgtgggtgtgtggtggGACCAGCGGgggcgtgggtgtgtggtggGACCAGCGGgggcgtgggtgtgtggtggGACCAGCGGgggcgtgggtgtgtggtggGACCAGCGGgggcgtgggtgtgtggtggGACCAGCGGgggcgtgggtgtgtggtggGACCAGCGGgggcgtgggtgtgtggtggGACCAGCGGgggcgtgggtgtgtggtggGACCAGCGGgggcgtgggtgtgtggtgggaccagcgggggcgggggtgtgtgggcgggggcTGGGATTCTGAGGTCTTCATGGGAGGGGCTTGGGGTTTGCCCAGGGGAACATCCACACCGACTGTGGGTGGATGTTTGTAGAtgtcccactgtgtgtgtgtgtgtgtgtgtgtgtgtgtgtttctttctgtttgtgtacatgggtgtttgtttctgtgtgtgtgtgtgtatttgtgtgtttcttgcATACGGATGGATTTTTGTAGTTGTCCCACTTTATGACgaaaaacatgaacattttgggggggagggggaccggCTTAGCCCAGGACGTACAGCGGGGTCGgttggtaaccagaaggttgctaggtCGATCCCTagctgagtgccgaggtgtccctgagcaaggcacctcaccctaactgctcccgacgagctggctgtcgccctgcgtggtcgacacCGCCGTCGATCTGAGAATGAACCGTTGGAAGCTATTTCGGTAAAAGCGTCAAATGCCAGATGCCCTCAACGAGGAAAAGCAAAGCCACGAGACTGGGGGGATAAGTATCGATTGACGTAATGAAAGAGGGCCTTGTGGCGAGTGGGAGGACGTGCGATCGCTGaactgttctcctcctcctccccagatgaAGACCGAGGTGCGTCGAATGAAGGGCATCCCGGCTCTGGTGTCGATGCTGGACAACCCCAACAAAGAGGTCCGTCTCTCCGTTCCCCGTCCTCTTCTGCTATCCAGCTCTTCGACTCTGTTGTGTttcatgtgttgtttttttttcttcggaTCGGAGTCCCCGATTtactttcaccgtcaacactTGACCCCCTCTGTGACCGAATGCGACCACAGGGACTTATGGTCCAGTGTTGGCAATTAGGGCACTTAAACAGTACTTAGCATCCtgcagcatcttatcctatctATCCTTGTTGTTAAcggagaatgggttaacctagcgattgttactGTACCGAAAGAGATATACTtttgtttctcctttttttcTGACAAACGTATTTATTGTAAATCTCTTcggttaaaagcgtctgctgaacaccctgaatgtaaaatgaatgtgtgagtcCTTCCTGGTTCTCACCGTGGTCTGACGTCTCGTTCCAGGTCCACCACGCGGCGTGCGGAGCGCTGAAGAACATCTCCTACGGCCGGGACGCCGAGAACAAGATCGCCATCAAGAACTGCGACGGCGTTCCCGCCCTGGTGCGGCTGCTGAGGAAGACCCACGACCAGGACCTCACAGACACCATCACCGgtacgtctcccccccccccccccccccccccccccccccgcacgcacgcacgcacgcacgcacgcacgcacgcacgcacgcacgcacgcacgcacgcacgcacgcacgatgACGCACTGAATCCACACTCTCTACCTAAACACATGCACTTCAACGGCCCTCGCCCGCATGTGTACACAACTCTTGACGCGTGCGTGCGCAcgcactcaaaaacacacatgctcgTCCACTTCCTGGAAGTGGATCAGGAAGTGAGGTCATGAGGACATTCCAGTCTTCCAAAACTCAGAGCCATTGTCAACGATCATTTTAGCATGTAGCCCTGAAACAGCAGTGATGCTGGGTACACGCAAGGATTGGTGAGGCCTTCACACAACAGGGTGATCTGAAGAACCACAAGCCAATCGGGGCTTTACTGAaaagggacagaagggggaaaTCAGGTACAAAGTCGGGCTAGCTACCCTGTAGCGTGTACCCAGCGTCGGCAAGTAAGAAGTCAATGCTAGCACCAGCAGACACTTTCACCTCATCCTGTATACTTGCTGGTTGACGTGTAGCCGCAGGGTTGCTAGTGCGacgtgtcgaggtgtcccctgagcaaggcacctcaccctgactgctcctgacgagctggctgtcgccttgcgtggtcgaCGCCgctgtcagtgtgtgaatgtgtgcacgaaCCGttctaagtcgctttggatagaagcgacTTACACCTTGGCCAAGTCGTAagtaacccctccccccccccccccccccggtcctctTTAGGCACGCTGTGGAACCTGTCGTCCCACGACTCGGTGAAGATGGAGATCGTGGACCACGCGTTGCACGCCCTGTCCGACGAGGTGATGGTGCCGCGCTCGGGCTGGGAGCGGAGCGCCAACGGGGCGGGCGGCGGCGAGGAGAACTGCAAGCCGCGACACCTGGAGTGGGAGACGGCGCTCACCAATACGGCCGGCTGTCtgaggtgagagggggggagcgtgagagagcgtgagggggagagggggagagggggagagcgagagagagagagagagagagagtccagtGAACCGAGTGAACCGAAAGTCCAAAAGAGCATTTGGCCTCGTCATGTGTTTCAgtcgacgggggggggggggggcggggggagagttCCGGCAGAGTGGGtgagtgctgggggggggggggtgaagtgaAGACGGATTGTCATGGGATGGATATGGACGAGATGGATACGGgggagtcagagacagaggagcgaggccaggggggggtggaggggtggaagCGGTTGCTGGTCCCGTGTGGGAGGAGTCCGAGGGAGATTTGAAAATAAGCAGCAGAGATAAGAGCGGTGGACAAAGGGGCATTGACTCGtatagtgtacacacacactgtgcgaCTCAGTGGCCTGTAGTCCCTACACTGGTACAGCCCCAGTACCGCTCAGACAGACCAGTGGTTTTATACGTCGTGATGGGAAACACAACCTCCTCTCCATAAACGTATAGTTCGATGCCAGCTGTAGATCGTCTGCACTCCCACAATCATTCATAAGATCTTCCCTGTGAATGAAACCCGTTTTCACCACGCACCGGACGTGGTTATGTAATCCCGGAATATGTTAATCATTCCCGGCGTGCGAGTCATGGGAGACGGCCGTAGACTCCCTTATCTCGGTGAAACAACACCAGCTCTCCCCCGTACTTTCACATTCAACGTacgcgagggagggaggatgaaaACGTAACTCTGCTGGGGGGGAAAGTGTGCAGGCAGGGTGTGCTTGGACTGGCTTacacgaaccccccccccccccccagcggcgcTGAGACAATGCGCCGGGGCTATTGTGCAGGAAGGCGTGTCCGTCAACAGGCCCTGAACTGGGCGGCACAAAAGAAGTAGGCTAGATTCCCGTTCCACCGCCGTACTTCCTGCCTGCCGGCCGGCTCCTGTCTCTCCCAGAAACGGCGTTTGTTTTTTTGACGCGATCACGGCTCAACTTCCACCTCGTATCTCTCTTCAGACCGGTAATCTCGTTTGGGCGTAGGAACGAACGAACGAAGCCCGCGTGTCTCGGAGTCACTCATCTCCTCACCCCCACTTTCTTTGCCAAGCCTCCCTTTTTAGCcctcttttattattttattttattattaatccacacacactctcatacgaacttcgacacacacacacacacacacgcacctcatcagacacacacacagacacacacacacaccttgacacacacacacacacacacacacacacacacacacacacacacacacacacacacacacacacacacacacacacacacacacccccccacccccctagcTACCACTAACCATGAGACGCACTACACTGCGTTTTGTGTTGTGCGCATTGTGTACCGAAAACAaccggccacgccccccccggTGATTATAACCACTTCTTTTATTTTCGACTGTCCGGCCCCCTCGCTCTAATCTCTTCCTCATTCCAACACCCCCTTcatcttctctctgtgtctctgctaATCCTTtgaccctcacccccaccccctcctcttcttccctcttcctcccctcattAGGAATGTGAGTTCTGAGCGGAGCGAGGCCAGGAGGAAGCTGAGGGAGTGCACGGGACTGGTGGACTCGCTCATGTACATCGTCCAGTCGCAGATAGAGTGTAAACATGTGGACAACAAGGTGAGGGTCAGAGCCTCGGTCGCGTTGTCCTTTTATTTGTTTACGGTTTAGCAATTAGCGACACGCTATCTTCTTAGATGCGAGTTATTTAGCGAGGCCACTGAGTCAGCAAAAGAGGCTTTAGGGACGCACGTTCCGACTCTATTCAGCGCTGCTAACAAGCAGCTTATTGTCAGCGGCGGGACTAATGTCCAAGGGTCAGAGCAATTTGACGGCGGCCATAAAGCGATGTCGTccgagaaagagagggacatgCAGATGCACTGTAAAGGACTCTGTGGTGAGCTCTGTGTCGCAACGTCATTGAAAGGCGATTCATTGAAATTGAACTGTACCGACCAGTGCCATCCCAAACACCCAAACACTGGTGGTTTCTGAGCAGCCCCTTGCATTATCATGCTAATCACCTCTCCaattatttctgtctgtctgtctgtctgtctgtctgtctgtctgtctgtctgtctgtctgtctgtctgtctgtctgtcgctctctctctctttgtctcattcaatgtctctgtctctctccgtctctgtttctctctctgtctctttttgtttctgtctctctctgtctctctgtctctgtctctctctgcctctttctgtttctctctctgtctctctctgtctctgtctctctctctttgtcgctccctctctctctttgtctcattCAATgtcactgtttctctctccgtctctgtttctctctgtgtctctgtccctctctgtctctctctttgtcactctctctctctttgtctcattCACTGtcactgtttctctctgtctctatctctgtctctccctctccctctgtgtgtccccAGTTGATAGAGAACAGCGTGTGTCTGCTGAGGAACCTGTCCTATCACGTGCACCGGGAGATCCCGGGCTGCGAGCGTTACCAAGAGGCCCTGCCCATCAACCAGGGCCCGGCCCCCAGCGCCCAGAAGGCCGGCTGCTTCAGCTCGCGCAAGGGCAAAGGTCTGTCCGTTCGCCCGCCATCGCTCATTCTCCACTCTCCGCGTGTTCCTCCCTCTCTACGTGAGAGAGTAAATAGGCCAGTGTGTAGATGATTACAAGCCACCAGGAGTGATAAAGTCGTATAAACCTGCAGCGTCGGTCGAGCTTTACGACGAAATAAAAAAACCCAATGGCTTGAAATATTATGGTGCTTTGTTGGGCCTAGCgggttgtgttggtgtgtgtatacacgtttatctatacacacacacacacacacagacacagacacagacacagacagacacacacacacacacacacacacacacacacacacacacacacacacacacacacacagacacacacacacagagagcgcgCGGGGCGGTCAATGGAATGTGAAGTATTTAGGTGACTCTGGGAATGTGCATCCTCTCATCTGCTGGGCCTTTTGTTTGCGTTTCACCCGGACTATTGATCTGGATCGCTAAACCACACGTCTCTTGTCATCATTAGAATCGTTCAgagttttcttttggtttttcCCCCTGCACATTGCAACCAGTACTACTGGGTGCCCATTTTGACTACAAAAATTGCCAATTCtccatttagttttttttgtaacTCCTCTAATCTTTATGGATGGCAGCAGATGGTGTAATTTGATTTAGCTCAGACTGAGGATTGAAGGCAATGTTTCATCGGCAGAAGACAGGTGCTGTCTGGCTGGTTCTGTTGCCCAACGCTCTTGCTCAGAGAATGACgccatgcttttttttttccaaataactGTGGGACAGTTTCACTTTTAGTTCTTTGGCATGCTTATCGAAGGATAAACGTTTTTGTTTTGTGCCAAATCTCTCAAAATGAATCCCAATAGCTGAACAAGACCTGTCTAAGCCAGCAACTGTAGAAGACTTTTACTGCCCGACCTTCGGCAGTCACATGTGTGTGCTTTGGACCTGGTTTGGTGTTCTTGGCCTCCATACCTGGCATGCCCCTGGCTGCTTTTGTCTGTGTGGTTCAGAAGTGCCCGCCATGATTGAGCAACTATCAAGAGGGTTGGCTGGTGTCATGGCTGTCCTCCACTCACTtaaaaacatctctctctctcttcctcctttcctgccatcttcctcttccctctccatcccctttACTTCCCTAACTCTCtgtacctcgctctctctctctcttcctctctctctctccttctttctatGGGGCTGGGGCTACAGAGGAGTGGTTTTCCAAAGGTAAGCTCTTGCTTCTTTATGACATGCGCTTTTGCTTGCTCCAACCTGCTCGTTATTTCACTGTAGACCAGTCAACACTAACATAGTACTCGTTCTGCTACGACCCGCACGCACtaactccccccccaccccgggcaCAGGTTTGGGTAGTTATAGTTCCTTGTTATAATATCAATGTACTATTTTGTGTGTCGTTTCCCTGGTGTACGTCTCGGTCAAGTGTGCACGCCTCCTTTTTTTTTAGCCCGTCTCACTCTCAGTCTCACTCAACACTGGCTGGAGTTCACTCCCCTGATGGAACCCGGTGTCAAGCGTTCTCCAGAATGTTCCTCTGAAGTATGCTTGTTGTTGGTTGTGACCCCAGGTAAACAGGACGAAGACGGGACCGCCGACATGATTGACATTCCCAAGAGGACCACTCCCGCTAAAGGTAGGGACAGCGCTCCCAACGGCCAATCGCCTCTCAGGCCaacgacaaacacacaaaacacattggAAACATCAACTGTCATTTCAATTTGGTCCAAAGTTgcgtcctttaaatagctgtgGGGATCACAGGGTGTCTCACGATGCGTTACATGGCCCAAGATACCGATAATATAGCGATATCGCCTTTCTGCAATTATCGATATATTGTTTGACAATCCTTTAACGATGCATCACGATTGATGTCTAACGATGAATCCAAAAGGATGATTGAGTGCTGGATTTCTGTCTTCATTCATGGTCCAAAATGAGCTACTCTTCTTCGGATCGTTAGCTTCCATTCAACTTTTCCTCATTCACGTGGAAATCTGTTTGCAGCACCTTATTTTATTGATAGAGATATCTATATGTCGGGCTATAGTTCCCGTCTTACTTTTCAGGATTAAAGCATAAAAATGAAGAATACATTcttaaaaggtgtgtgtgtgtgtgtgtgtgtgtgtgtgtgtgtgtgtgtgtgtgtgtgtgtgtgtgtgtgtgtgtgtgtgtgtgtgtgtgtgtgtgtgtgtgtgtgtgtgtgtgtgtgtgtgtgtttggcgatTCTTGTATCACACAAGAAGGGCGACGATATATCGCCGTATCGTTATTTCGTCCCAGCCCTACCGTTAAACGTTGTCCTTTTCCTCAACCAACCTTTCTTTATCCATCTCCCCTCCACCCCGTACCCcacctgtgcccccccccccccccctaggctACGAGCTGCTATTCCAGCCAGAGGTGGTGCGGATCTACACCTCCCTGTTGAAGGAGTCCCAGAACCCCATCGTGCTGGAGGCTTCGGCCGGGGCGGTGCAGAACGTCTGCGCGGGGCGCTGGACTGTGAGTTAACCTCctcgctcccctcccctcccttccctgctGTCCTGTGCAACGAAACAAACTCgcattcctcctctcctcaggacAATAAGTGGGTCCGAAGGCGGAAATCAGGCACAAAATGGGGCTGATTATATTGTAGTGTGTACCCAGCGTTGGCAAGTAAGAagtcaaccaccaccaccaccaccagcagcacttTCAACTCATCTTTGTTTAAAATGCTAAACATGCACGCAGAAGGAACCTTGTGACACCTTGGGGCCGGATAGGTCGGAGAATCCTTCTCCAATCCGTGGTCCAACGCACGCATGTTGAGCGCAACTGGAAAATAAGCTATTTATTATTACTGTTTAATAATTGAGCAGGCCCTCTTATCCAGGGTGACTTGCGGAGCGAGCGAGGAGCCAGGCAGTGGGTGGGAGAGGGCTTCCTCCACGACGCCCACAGATAGTGGTCTGTAGATAGGCTGTGGGTTCACACCAGGTCCATTCCGCCTGGGAGTCAGGCAGCCCGGCCCCTACGCTGTCCTGCTCCCTAAGCCGGTGTTCTGAGATGGAATCCGGTAATTGGATGGAAGCATGAAAACGTTCTTCTGAGTCCAAGACACGCTGGTCCCACACCAGGCATTTTGTTGTGAAGTGACACACTTCAACAATCG
Coding sequences:
- the ctnnd1 gene encoding catenin delta-1 isoform X5 yields the protein MEPAQVMQESFTVEEDPQHSSPVVSVETNEDGTTRRTETTVKKMVKTTTTRTVMPSVSDTMSLDGGGSVTGGGYPQPMCYRQPAGGPDYPTYTVPRNYHYGPPGGGGGGGGYEDYRGPPPTDNYTSLSRGARMDDRYGPAHQGGYRTLDPSYRAASRNQLDPYAAQPQVGRMGSALELSGMQRFVPEPYGLEDDQRSMGYDEPDYGMGMPAIHYSTVPRNHNVYTPQGPPRRTGSYEGQLDGASDMYYWGQGAPMAQGERGSMASLDSTLRKGPGPGPGGWRQPELPEVIAMLNYRLDPVKSNAAAFLQHLTFKNDKMKTEVRRMKGIPALVSMLDNPNKEVHHAACGALKNISYGRDAENKIAIKNCDGVPALVRLLRKTHDQDLTDTITGTLWNLSSHDSVKMEIVDHALHALSDEVMVPRSGWERSANGAGGGEENCKPRHLEWETALTNTAGCLRNVSSERSEARRKLRECTGLVDSLMYIVQSQIECKHVDNKLIENSVCLLRNLSYHVHREIPGCERYQEALPINQGPAPSAQKAGCFSSRKGKEEWFSKGKQDEDGTADMIDIPKRTTPAKGYELLFQPEVVRIYTSLLKESQNPIVLEASAGAVQNVCAGRWTYGRYIRALLRQEKGLPMMTELLAHSNDRVVRAMSGALRNLAIDARNRDLLGKHAVPHLVANLPGGGQSQPVRALSEETVVSVLSTLHEVLGSSLEAAKTLRASQGIERLVLINKDGNRSEREVRGAGLVLQTVWGYKELRRTLEKDGWKKTDFMVNLSLPPSGTRPNGSYEDSTLPLIEKGAKGDPERDMIPMNDLGPDAYSTIDQRGRRNTLDDTLGPADKSAQGGMYGERQASLPLLDSYDG
- the ctnnd1 gene encoding catenin delta-1 isoform X4 yields the protein MEQCASTASLLASVREQERQFEMLSRALEDERRSCAGTLPRPLPPAMQNGRLPCDADIERLTLNESYINGTHHFRMEPAQVMQESFTVEEDPQHSSPVVSVETNEDGTTRRTETTVKKMVKTTTTRTVMPSVSDTMSLDGGGSVTGGGYPQPMCYRQPAGGPDYPTYTVPRNYHYGPPGGGGGGGGYEDYRGPPPTDNYTSLSRGARMDDRYGPAHQGGYRTLDPSYRAASRNQLDPYAAQPQVGRMGSALELSGMQRFVPEPYGLEDDQRSMGYDEPDYGMGMPAIHYSTVPRNHNVYTPQGPPRRTGSYEGQLDGASDMYYWGQGAPMAQGERGSMASLDSTLRKGPGPGPGGWRQPELPEVIAMLNYRLDPVKSNAAAFLQHLTFKNDKMKTEVRRMKGIPALVSMLDNPNKEVHHAACGALKNISYGRDAENKIAIKNCDGVPALVRLLRKTHDQDLTDTITGTLWNLSSHDSVKMEIVDHALHALSDEVMVPRSGWERSANGAGGGEENCKPRHLEWETALTNTAGCLRNVSSERSEARRKLRECTGLVDSLMYIVQSQIECKHVDNKLIENSVCLLRNLSYHVHREIPGCERYQEALPINQGPAPSAQKAGCFSSRKGKEEWFSKGKQDEDGTADMIDIPKRTTPAKGYELLFQPEVVRIYTSLLKESQNPIVLEASAGAVQNVCAGRWTYGRYIRALLRQEKGLPMMTELLAHSNDRVVRAMSGALRNLAIDARNRDLLGKHAVPHLVANLPGGGQSQPVRALSEETVVSVLSTLHEVLGSSLEAAKTLRASQGIERLVLINKDGNRSEREVRGAGLVLQTVWGYKELRRTLEKDGWKKTDFMVNLSLPPSGTRPNGSYEDSTLPLIEKGAKGDPERDMIPMNDLGPDAYSTIDQRGRRNTLDDTLGPADKSAQKN
- the ctnnd1 gene encoding catenin delta-1 isoform X1, whose protein sequence is MEQCASTASLLASVREQERQFEMLSRALEDERRSCAGTLPRPLPPAMQNGRLPCDADIERLTLNESYINGTHHFRMEPAQVMQESFTVEEDPQHSSPVVSVETNEDGTTRRTETTVKKMVKTTTTRTVMPSVSDTMSLDGGGSVTGGGYPQPMCYRQPAGGPDYPTYTVPRNYHYGPPGGGGGGGGYEDYRGPPPTDNYTSLSRGARMDDRYGPAHQGGYRTLDPSYRAASRNQLDPYAAQPQVGRMGSALELSGMQRFVPEPYGLEDDQRSMGYDEPDYGMGMPAIHYSTVPRNHNVYTPQGPPRRTGSYEGQLDGASDMYYWGQGAPMAQGERGSMASLDSTLRKGPGPGPGGWRQPELPEVIAMLNYRLDPVKSNAAAFLQHLTFKNDKMKTEVRRMKGIPALVSMLDNPNKEVHHAACGALKNISYGRDAENKIAIKNCDGVPALVRLLRKTHDQDLTDTITGTLWNLSSHDSVKMEIVDHALHALSDEVMVPRSGWERSANGAGGGEENCKPRHLEWETALTNTAGCLRNVSSERSEARRKLRECTGLVDSLMYIVQSQIECKHVDNKLIENSVCLLRNLSYHVHREIPGCERYQEALPINQGPAPSAQKAGCFSSRKGKEEWFSKGKQDEDGTADMIDIPKRTTPAKGYELLFQPEVVRIYTSLLKESQNPIVLEASAGAVQNVCAGRWTYGRYIRALLRQEKGLPMMTELLAHSNDRVVRAMSGALRNLAIDARNRDLLGKHAVPHLVANLPGGGQSQPVRALSEETVVSVLSTLHEVLGSSLEAAKTLRASQGIERLVLINKDGNRSEREVRGAGLVLQTVWGYKELRRTLEKDGWKKTDFMVNLSLPPSGTRPNGSYEDSTLPLIEKGAKGDPERDMIPMNDLGPDAYSTIDQRGRRNTLDDTLGPADKSAQGGMYGERQASLPLLDSYDG